A window from Citrus sinensis cultivar Valencia sweet orange chromosome 3, DVS_A1.0, whole genome shotgun sequence encodes these proteins:
- the LOC102630763 gene encoding uncharacterized protein LOC102630763, producing the protein MGWKAAEKLIRHWKILRGDNVMIIRGKDKGETGAIKRVIRSQNRVIVEGKNLVKKHIKGGEGHEGGIFTVEAPIHASNVQVLDPVTGKPCKVGTKYLEDGTKVRVARGIGASGSIIPRPEILKIRTTPRPTVAGPKDTPVDLVMKKTYDAKSGKGMPDL; encoded by the exons ATGGGCTGGAAAGCTGCCGAGAAACTCATCAGGCACTGGAAAATACTCAGAGGAGATAAT GTTATGATCATTAGGGGTAAGGATAAAGGCGAAACTGGTGCTATTAAGCGTGTCATTCGATCTCAAAACCGAGTCATTGTCGAGGGGAAAAATCTG GTAAAAAAGCATATCAAGGGAGGAGAAGGTCATGAAGGTGGAATCTTTACAGTTGAAGCCCCAATTCATGCTTCAAATGTTCAAGTTCTTGATCCCGTTACGGG GAAGCCTTGTAAGGTTGGAACTAAATATCTAGAAGACGGAACTAAAGTAAGAGTAGCTAGAGGTATAGGAGCATCTGGGTCCATAATTCCTCGTCCTGAGATCTTGAAGATAAGGACAACACCAAGACCTACAGTTG CTGGTCCCAAGGATACTCCAGTGGATCTTGTGATGAAGAAGACATACGATGCTAAAAGTGGAAAGGGCATGCCGGATCTTTAA
- the LOC102619117 gene encoding LOW QUALITY PROTEIN: vicilin Pis v 3.0101 (The sequence of the model RefSeq protein was modified relative to this genomic sequence to represent the inferred CDS: substituted 1 base at 1 genomic stop codon): MNRKLCFTLFTLSVLVLCAGLALATKDPELKQCKHQCRARQQYDEKQKEQCARTCEEYYKEKEQRERHREGESEEEKEWGGRHEWMNPGEPAEKHLRQCQRECDRQEEGGQQRALCRFRCQEKYRREKEGEGGQHNTQEEEEEEEGDEERXWQGHEEEEEEEDENPYVFHKHHFSSRVTSQHGRVAFLPKFTQRSKLLRGLEKYRLGILIANPQTFVTPTHLDADAVFFVSWGQGTITVIRENNRESYNVKRGDIIRVPSGNTFYVTNTDDDEKLYIVKFIKSINLPGQYEAFYGAGGENPESFLRAFSWEILESAFKTKRDSLERVLFQQDQGAMVKASKQQIRALSRSQEGPSIWPFAGESRGTFNLFGKRPSHSNNFGELFEADSNDFRPLEDLDITVSYANISKGAMAAPFYNSRSTKVAVVVAGDGYIEIACPHVSRSSSERRHQGSSTREEGSATYHKVSSRIRTDSAYIVPAGHPVVTVASQNNNLEVVCFEINAEGNIRFPLAGRNKIFKVMESEAKELAFNTRADEVERVFGNQDQDWFFKGPSRWHQQQQGRAYE, from the exons aTGAATCGAAAGCTTTGTTTTACCCTTTTCACACTTTCTGTCTTAGTCCTGTGTGCTGGTTTAGCTCTGGCTACAAAAGACCCAGAGCTAAAACAGTGCAAGCATCAGTGCAGAGCCCGACAACAATACGACGAGAAGCAGAAGGAGCAATGCGCAAGGACGTGTGAAGAGTACTACAAAGAGAAGGAACAACGAGAAAGGCATCGAGAGGGAGAgagtgaagaagaaaaagaatgggGCGGCCGCCACGAGTGGATGAACCCTGGTGAGCCTGCAGAAAAGCATCTGAGGCAGTGCCAGAGGGAATGCGATCGGCAAGAGGAGGGAGGACAACAGAGAGCGCTGTGTCGGTTTAGGTGTCAGGAGAAATatagaagagagaaagagggaGAAGGAGGACAACATAACACgcaagaggaagaggaagaggaagagggAGATGAGGAGAGGTAGTGGCAAGGgcatgaagaagaagaagaagaagaagatgagaaTCCATATGTCTTTCATAAACATCACTTCAGTAGTAGAGTTACCAGCCAACATGGAAGAGTTGCTTTTCTTCCCAAGTTCACTCAAAGATCAAAGCTTCTTCGTGGCCTTGAGAAGTACCGCCTTGGCATTCTTATTGCTAATCCTCAAACATTTGTAACTCCAACCCACTTGGATGCTGATGccgttttctttgtttcttggg GACAAGGAACTATCACTGTGATCCGTGAGAATAACAGAGAGAGCTACAATGTTAAACGTGGAGATATCATAAGGGTTCCTTCTGGTAATACTTTCTATGTCACCAATacagatgatgatgaaaaacTTTACATcgtcaaatttattaaatccaTCAATCTTCCTGGCCAGTACGAG GCATTCTATGGGGCGGGTGGTGAAAATCCTGAATCTTTCTTGAGGGCTTTCAGTTGGGAGATACTTGAATCCGCTTTTAag ACGAAAAGGGACAGCCTGGAGAGAGTATTATTCCAACAGGACCAAGGAGCCATGGTGAAAGCCAGCAAGCAACAGATTCGAGCTCTGAGCCGAAGTCAGGAAGGGCCCAGCATTTGGCCATTTGCGGGGGAATCAAGGGGCACATTCAATCTTTTCGGAAAGCGCCCTTCTCATTCAAACAACTTCGGGGAGCTCTTTGAAGCCGATTCCAACGACTTTAGGCCACTTGAAGACCTGGACATCACGGTCTCCTACGCCAACATCTCCAAGGGAGCAATGGCTGCTCCGTTCTACAACTCAAGGTCAACAAAGGTGGCGGTGGTGGTTGCAGGAGACGGGTACATTGAGATCGCATGCCCACACGTATCCAGGTCATCAAGTGAACGCCGACATCAAGGCAGCAGCACAAGAGAAGAGGGCAGCGCCACGTACCACAAAGTAAGCTCCCGGATAAGGACCGATTCAGCGTACATCGTCCCGGCAGGTCATCCTGTTGTCACAGTCGCATCACAAAACAATAATCTTGAAGTTGTCTGCTTCGAAATCAATGCGGAGGGCAACATCAGGTTCCCTCTTGCGGGGAGAAATAAGATATTCAAGGTTATGGAGAGCGAAGCTAAAGAATTGGCTTTTAACACCAGGGCCGATGAAGTGGAACGCGTGTTCGGAAACCAAGATCAAGATTGGTTCTTCAAGGGACCAAGTAGATGGCATCAACAACAGCAAGGCCGGGCTTACGAATGA